The following proteins are co-located in the Deinococcus sp. KNUC1210 genome:
- a CDS encoding permease prefix domain 1-containing protein, whose amino-acid sequence MNRQEEPEQRNANQGNERRSADELSQYLRQSARGLYGRRRRELQAELRGHVEARCRELSLLGLTRAEAVRRALQELGAPAHVSTGMASVYLLPGIARAAALSALLGAALLGVGTYFPGLAQVQGYQTAFTLPGPFTYIDVSSLKAELQRSGGTLGGTPTRPVLHLPGLTTPIPVDTGNDPYLRRVLLRDYPSGQTYLDLNTLVTATLRAGLRPQVSGWERPALHLNGTTLALGTPDHPVDPYSLYSLGLTPLLSQLGLTSAQSARWMITTLSSRHTLTLSAPAPSGVYALVSVLQLTSALTSRQQRGPVLAFDLAQPDAEGRLRFSMPYSLSSLRLGTDPQALKTDLNHLTEADYASARRPAHALLLRLSGELSPHSTPYSVVPRHDLSNEE is encoded by the coding sequence ATGAACCGTCAGGAGGAGCCGGAACAACGGAACGCCAATCAGGGGAACGAGAGACGGAGCGCCGACGAACTGAGCCAGTACCTGCGGCAATCGGCGCGTGGGCTGTACGGGCGCAGACGGCGCGAGCTTCAGGCAGAGCTGCGCGGTCATGTGGAGGCCCGCTGCCGCGAACTGTCACTGCTGGGCCTGACACGGGCCGAAGCCGTCCGGCGGGCACTGCAGGAACTCGGCGCACCGGCCCACGTCAGCACGGGCATGGCGAGCGTGTATCTGCTGCCGGGTATCGCGCGGGCTGCCGCCCTGAGCGCCCTGCTGGGGGCGGCACTGCTGGGCGTAGGAACCTACTTTCCCGGGCTGGCACAGGTGCAGGGCTATCAGACGGCCTTCACACTGCCCGGTCCGTTCACGTATATCGACGTTTCCAGCCTGAAGGCCGAGCTGCAACGCAGCGGGGGCACGCTCGGCGGCACCCCCACGCGCCCGGTGCTCCATCTTCCCGGTTTGACGACACCGATCCCGGTGGACACCGGCAACGATCCGTATCTGCGCCGGGTGCTGCTGCGCGACTACCCCAGCGGGCAAACGTATCTGGATCTGAATACCCTCGTGACCGCCACGCTGCGGGCCGGACTGCGGCCACAGGTGAGCGGCTGGGAGCGTCCGGCACTGCATCTGAACGGAACGACGCTGGCACTGGGCACGCCCGATCATCCGGTCGATCCGTACAGCCTGTACAGTCTGGGCCTCACGCCGCTGCTGTCTCAGCTCGGGCTGACCAGTGCCCAGAGCGCCCGCTGGATGATCACCACGCTGTCGAGTCGGCACACCCTGACGCTGAGCGCTCCTGCACCGAGCGGCGTCTATGCCCTGGTCAGCGTGCTGCAGTTGACGAGCGCCCTGACCTCCAGACAGCAGCGGGGGCCGGTGCTGGCCTTCGATCTGGCACAGCCCGACGCCGAGGGCAGGCTGCGGTTTTCCATGCCCTACAGCCTCTCGTCCCTGCGCCTGGGCACCGATCCACAGGCCCTGAAAACAGACCTGAACCACCTCACGGAGGCCGACTACGCCAGCGCCCGCCGCCCCGCGCATGCGCTGCTGCTGCGCCTGAGCGGAGAGCTGTCGCCGCACAGCACGCCCTACAGCGTGGTGCCGCGCCACGACCTGAGCAACGAAGAGTGA
- a CDS encoding PadR family transcriptional regulator, with amino-acid sequence MDSNLLKGHLDLILLAILEGGPMYGLEISKQAQTETGGYFELRVGSLYPALHRLEQSGAVQGEFRSAPRGGAPVKYYWLTEDGIRQLARKREEFSTFSRHLQSLGSSS; translated from the coding sequence ATGGATTCGAATCTGCTCAAAGGGCATCTCGATCTGATTCTGCTGGCGATTCTGGAAGGTGGCCCGATGTACGGCCTGGAGATCAGCAAGCAGGCGCAGACCGAGACGGGCGGCTACTTTGAGCTGCGGGTGGGCAGTCTGTACCCGGCGCTTCACCGCCTGGAGCAGTCGGGCGCGGTGCAGGGCGAGTTTCGGTCCGCTCCACGCGGCGGCGCACCGGTCAAGTACTACTGGCTGACCGAGGACGGCATCCGCCAACTGGCCCGCAAGCGCGAAGAATTCAGCACCTTCAGCCGACATCTCCAGTCACTTGGCTCGTCGTCCTGA
- a CDS encoding alpha/beta fold hydrolase: MPGQFLNVGDTRLFAEVRGPASLPPLIVLHGGPGLDHHEFADFLDPLTDTVRLVLLDLRAQGESDRDAPESSWTLAQMADDVQAAAQALGAPHYAVLGHSYGAFVALQQAVNAQETRQGMAGSVVCCGVPSSRFLDGVAAELERFEPPQLREQIRASWAGEADVATEADFARLMEEQMPWHFADPLDPRIADYTRRSAGRYAPDVLRRFASAGYGGIEVMDDLGKVERPMLVLAGRHDRTCPPEASEVTAAGVPGAQLHVFEDSGHMPFVEQPDEFLTVVRAFLRRVLPLSAHTEEA; this comes from the coding sequence ATGCCTGGTCAGTTTCTGAATGTCGGTGATACCCGTCTGTTCGCAGAGGTGCGCGGGCCTGCCTCGCTGCCGCCCCTGATCGTGCTGCATGGCGGGCCGGGTCTGGACCATCACGAGTTCGCAGATTTTCTCGATCCGCTGACCGATACCGTGCGACTGGTGCTGCTCGATCTGCGGGCGCAGGGAGAAAGTGACCGCGACGCGCCCGAATCGAGCTGGACGCTGGCGCAGATGGCCGACGACGTGCAGGCCGCTGCCCAGGCCCTGGGTGCTCCACATTACGCGGTGCTGGGCCACTCGTACGGGGCCTTCGTGGCACTTCAGCAGGCGGTGAATGCCCAGGAAACTCGGCAGGGAATGGCAGGCAGCGTCGTGTGTTGTGGCGTACCGTCGAGCCGTTTTCTGGACGGTGTAGCTGCCGAACTCGAACGTTTCGAGCCGCCACAGCTCAGAGAGCAGATCCGGGCGTCGTGGGCCGGAGAGGCCGATGTGGCGACAGAGGCCGATTTTGCCCGGCTGATGGAAGAGCAGATGCCCTGGCATTTTGCCGATCCACTCGACCCGCGCATTGCCGATTACACACGGCGCAGTGCGGGCCGCTACGCCCCCGACGTGCTGCGGCGCTTCGCCTCGGCGGGATACGGCGGCATCGAGGTGATGGACGATCTGGGGAAGGTCGAGAGGCCGATGCTGGTGCTCGCGGGTCGGCATGACCGCACCTGCCCCCCAGAGGCCTCGGAAGTGACTGCCGCTGGTGTACCGGGCGCACAGCTTCACGTGTTTGAGGACAGCGGCCATATGCCGTTCGTCGAGCAGCCGGATGAATTTCTGACAGTGGTGCGCGCCTTCCTGCGGCGCGTGCTGCCGCTGTCGGCACACACAGAAGAGGCGTAA
- a CDS encoding pyridoxamine 5'-phosphate oxidase family protein — MSTLTLSDLSKKMQKIDIAMLSTHTDNGNIGGRPMSNNGEVEYDGTSYYFTWDESRTVKDIEKDNKVSLAFQGAKAFLVAVEGKAKLVRDRKAMEEHWTPDLDRWFKDGLDTPGVVMIQVDATRIHYWDGEEDGEVKL, encoded by the coding sequence ATGAGTACCCTGACCCTGTCCGACCTGTCGAAGAAGATGCAGAAGATCGATATCGCCATGCTGTCCACCCACACCGATAACGGTAACATCGGTGGCCGCCCCATGAGCAACAACGGGGAAGTCGAGTACGACGGCACCTCGTACTATTTCACCTGGGACGAGTCGCGGACCGTGAAGGACATCGAGAAAGACAACAAGGTATCACTGGCCTTCCAGGGCGCGAAAGCCTTTCTGGTGGCCGTGGAAGGCAAGGCAAAGCTGGTGCGCGACCGGAAAGCGATGGAAGAGCACTGGACGCCCGACCTCGACCGCTGGTTCAAAGACGGTCTGGACACCCCAGGCGTCGTGATGATTCAGGTGGACGCAACCCGTATTCATTACTGGGACGGCGAGGAAGACGGCGAAGTGAAGCTGTAG
- a CDS encoding NAD-binding protein: MRKAGLGEQLRYRFDNSMSRGPSAMIGWLFLASVLLIALVTGFVELTHQVPVGDDHKAIGLPALLWSNLMRALDSGALGGDSGSPLFLGTMFVMTLGGIFVVSTLIGVVTSGIESRLEDLRKGRSFVVESGHTLILGWSPHVFTILSELVIANANQRRPCVVILADKDKVEMEDELRDRLGSTGRTRVVCRTGSPIDLTDLEIANPHAARSIIVLAPEDDNADSGVIKSILAITNNPNRRATPYHIVAEIRESRNLEAARLVGKDEASLVLVGDLISRIMVQTSRQSGLSVVYTDLLDFGGDEIYFAELPALNGQTFGEALFAFPDSALIGLRFKDGQIVLNPPMDTRISAGDKVIAISSDDDTVKAQPLAHQIDEAAIRETVAQAPAPERTLMLGWNGRAETIISELDQYVAAGSSLTVVTDDPDAAGTLEQLGDALDHQTIEHLHGDTTDRRVLESLEPGRFDHIITLSSSDTLEVQQADGRTLVTLLHLRDMASRAGQDYSIVSEMLDVRNRELAQVTQADDFIVSDRLVSLMMAQLSENSELKAVFDDLFRAEGSEIYLKPASDYVALDQTLNFYTVLEAARRRGEVAIGYRLKDEANDPKLAYGVHLNPKKPESVRFSSLDRVIVLAES; encoded by the coding sequence ATGAGAAAAGCAGGACTCGGCGAACAGTTGCGCTACCGCTTCGACAACAGTATGTCCAGGGGTCCGTCTGCCATGATCGGCTGGCTGTTCCTGGCCTCGGTGCTGCTGATCGCCCTCGTCACCGGCTTTGTGGAGTTGACGCACCAGGTTCCCGTCGGAGACGATCACAAAGCCATCGGGCTGCCCGCGCTGCTCTGGAGCAACCTGATGCGGGCGCTCGACTCCGGCGCACTGGGCGGCGACAGCGGATCGCCACTGTTCCTGGGCACCATGTTCGTGATGACGCTGGGCGGCATTTTCGTCGTCAGCACCCTGATCGGCGTCGTGACGAGCGGCATCGAGTCGCGGCTGGAGGATCTCCGCAAGGGGCGCTCGTTCGTGGTCGAGTCGGGCCACACCCTGATCCTCGGCTGGTCGCCCCACGTCTTCACCATCCTGTCTGAACTCGTCATCGCCAACGCCAACCAGCGCCGCCCCTGCGTGGTCATTCTGGCCGACAAGGACAAGGTCGAGATGGAAGACGAGCTGCGTGACCGCCTGGGATCGACAGGCCGCACCCGCGTGGTCTGCCGCACTGGCAGCCCGATCGACCTGACCGATCTGGAGATCGCCAATCCGCACGCGGCCCGCTCGATCATTGTGCTGGCCCCGGAAGACGACAACGCCGATTCGGGCGTCATCAAGTCGATCCTGGCGATCACCAACAATCCGAATCGCCGCGCCACGCCGTACCACATCGTGGCCGAGATCAGAGAGTCGCGCAATCTGGAAGCGGCGCGGCTGGTGGGCAAAGACGAGGCCAGCCTGGTGCTGGTCGGCGACCTGATCTCGCGCATCATGGTGCAGACCAGCCGCCAGTCGGGTCTGTCGGTGGTGTACACCGATCTGCTGGATTTCGGCGGCGACGAGATCTATTTCGCCGAGCTGCCAGCACTGAACGGGCAGACTTTCGGTGAGGCGCTGTTCGCCTTTCCCGACTCCGCGCTGATCGGACTGCGCTTCAAAGACGGTCAGATCGTGCTGAATCCGCCGATGGACACGCGCATCTCGGCGGGTGACAAGGTGATCGCCATCTCATCGGACGACGACACGGTGAAGGCGCAGCCTCTGGCACACCAGATCGACGAGGCGGCGATCCGCGAGACGGTGGCGCAGGCTCCAGCCCCGGAACGCACCCTGATGCTCGGCTGGAACGGACGGGCCGAGACGATCATCAGTGAACTTGATCAGTACGTCGCCGCCGGGTCGAGCCTGACGGTCGTGACCGACGATCCGGACGCGGCGGGCACGCTGGAACAGCTGGGCGACGCCCTCGACCACCAGACCATCGAGCACCTGCACGGCGATACCACCGACCGGCGGGTCCTGGAATCACTGGAACCGGGCCGCTTCGACCACATCATCACGCTGTCGTCGTCCGACACGCTGGAAGTGCAGCAGGCCGACGGGCGCACGCTGGTCACGCTGCTGCATCTGCGCGACATGGCGAGCCGGGCGGGTCAGGACTACTCCATCGTGTCAGAGATGCTGGACGTGAGAAACCGTGAACTCGCCCAGGTCACGCAGGCCGACGACTTCATCGTGTCCGACCGACTGGTCAGCCTGATGATGGCCCAGCTTTCCGAGAACAGCGAACTGAAGGCCGTGTTCGACGATCTGTTCCGGGCCGAGGGGTCGGAAATCTATCTGAAGCCTGCCAGCGATTACGTAGCCCTCGACCAGACGCTTAACTTCTACACCGTGCTGGAAGCGGCGCGGCGGCGCGGCGAGGTCGCCATCGGCTACCGCCTGAAGGACGAGGCGAACGATCCCAAACTCGCCTACGGCGTCCACCTGAATCCCAAAAAGCCGGAATCGGTGCGCTTTTCCAGCCTCGACAGAGTGATCGTGCTGGCCGAGAGCTGA